A region of the Cryptococcus neoformans var. neoformans B-3501A chromosome 6, whole genome shotgun sequence genome:
CTCAACACATCCATGCACTAGTCGTCAACTACATCGGATGTGCTTCCGTTCTTGACAACCTTCAGACGAGCTACCTCGCTTCCTACCTTGCTGCGCCCTTCGTCAACTTCACCAGCCCCGATGGTGAGGTGTCCGGATACACCAAATCTGCCAGCAAGGACGGCAAGGGCTCGGGCAACGTCGCGTTTGTGGCTTTCCACAATGCGGGACACATGGTACCTCATGACGATCCCGAAGGAGCGTTAAGAATGGTGGGCCGATGGTTGAAGAACGAACCTTTGGCTGTTGCTGAAGACGAGTAGTGGTAATCTCGTCGAAATTTAGAGGAAGGATAATGTCCTTGTAAGATCGAGAAATAAATATGTATAGGACAATGCATACAGTAGATCATGATGCCAATTGAGTAAGAAAAAGCTAGTAGTCCTCCATAACAACATCCCCGTTCCCGTTAACCTCTGcttctctcgtcttctctttttctttatcaTCCTCGTTATCCGCCCATCCAGGCCTCATCTTCCTAAgcgcttctttctcccatCCACCAACCGAATCTCCCAACCACTCCCCATAATACTCACACCCTGTCGGGTTGACAGgtccatcctcttcgcaAAAATGGAATACGGGACACTTGCCACATGGTGCTTGTGTCTGACCGAGTGGGATGGATATGCGGGAAGTAGCACGGTAGATGATGGCGGTATCTGTCAAATCTGTAAGACCGCCGGACAAGCCTCCAGGGATAATCTGGGCAGGAGTAGAGGCGGAAGCGGTAGCAGCTGCAGATGGCCtgaaggggatggaggaggtgtCGAGCTGGGAAGATGCAacagaggagatggaagaaccAGAATCAGAGTCGGAATGGGattcagaggaagaagaggaggaggaagagattgaggagacggaagagatggataagGATCGAGATcgtttcttcttgccgtCATCGTTGATTGAGAGGAGGACATCATCGGAATCTTCATTGTCCGACCCGtacaccttcttctttttctttcccctctccttctcctttctctttctctccttttccttttctttcttccgtctctctcgttccttttccttttccttgcgTTTAcgctctctctccttctcctttcgtTCCcgttccttttctctttcccttcgcttcttcatctttgccttttctttggccttcatctttgccttttcccGCTCTTTATCCcgatcttcatcttcgctatcactctccaccttcctACGCTTGCTGCTCCTCGCTGTACTTTCATCATCCGATTCTTCCTGCAAATGGACACCTCCTACAGGCTTTACAACTTCCACAAGCCCATCAAGCTCCAATGCACGCATACATTCCATGACGTTCTTGACAGATAGTGTGGCAGAGGTGACACCAAGCTTGTTGACATACGTGCGAAGAGCCATAGGCGTAAGGAGAGAATAGTATTTGCTAGAAGTGTTGAGTGCGTTGGGAACGAGGGATTTGGCTTCTTGACTACGTTTCTTGTCATCGACATAGGTCGCTGTGCGGACTCGATTGAGAAGGACGGCGCAAATAGTTTCAACAAGGCCCTGGTCGTACTCTTTGTTATCGTCGAACCACACACCACCTGAAATCTCTTCAGGGAGTTTAAGATGAGCCAAGATATAGTACACTGAAGTCGGAGCCTTTTGAAGTCTAGTGTCAATAACTATCCAGATGATCCAAAAGGAGATGAACATACGTTGACAGGCTTGAATTGTTTGATATGCCCTTCACTCTCTAGTGTCTTGAGTACTTTCCGTAACATGGAGATGGGCATGGTATCTGTTCCAATGGTTCTAGTAATTTGCGCACTGGCAATACCTCTATTACCTGCTGAACGGATGATAGAAAGAATTATAGATTGTTCTTGCGTAAGAGTTGCTTTTCTAAGAGTCGATAGTCATTAGCGAATTGCTGCCATGATGATTGGCTCCAGCGGGAGCTGAAACATACTGTTTGGCCTCTTCAGGCGTCTGGGCATGGTACACCATAGCTTTATcgtctccttttcctttcacCTGGCTCAATAGTCTCTGAATTCCCACAGTCCGACATTAGCTCCCAATCAAGTCGAAAAGTTGACTGCCTCAAGAAAACGTACAAGTTTAAGAAGGGTCGTAACGGAACTCATAACAGCTTTTTTGCTCATAGTGGGGAAGCTCGCCTCTATTTGCGTCAGACTCATATTCTGAATGCCTTTCATTAGCTCGCCGTTATTCACTGCGATAGACAAACGCACTTTGTTTTTGGCCGCAAGGACCTTTTTCCAGACCTGCTGGTCTGCGGTAGACATGGAGCTCATTTTAGCTGCAATATGTCAATGCTACCGCATGCAGGATTGAGAGGTATAGATTATCTAGCAAGATGTGAAAGAGAAgtcgaggatgaaaagaaatgcATGGCATGTCCAACTTGTTCGTCGACCGGCACTCGCTGGAGCTGGTGGAAAAGAAATCTTGGAATCAATTACGTAACTGGGAGTGGGTGGGAAGTTACGAGCGGAGCGATAACGCGGTGGATGGATTGGCCAGCGGTCTCCAAGTGATTTCTCCCCAGGCAGCCATCTCCTGCTACATCCACTCACGCACACGTCACCTTCTGCCGCACCCCGCCAcagcaggaaggaagaagggccCAGCAGCACAGCCacatccacctcctccaacgCCCGCCCATGGCCCCCTAAATCATCGCTATGTCTTCACAATCAGACGTTCTCGACAACATCTTTCAGCGTCTGTCTGCCAGGTGCGTCTCAATTGACTGATATAAGTTGCTCTTAAACTGACACCTACCAGGTCGGAGGATGTCCGCGCTCAGGCCGGTCAAGATCTTGCAGAGCACGTCGTAGCTTATACCCAGGAATACCCGGGACATGATGCTTCGAAGGGTGTATGGGCACAGGTCTTTCACAAGACATTCGAGTTTACTAGGAGCAACAATCAGCTAGAAAGATTAGGTGCAATTATTTCCATCTGTGAGTGCTGTCGTCGTGAGCGAAAATGAATATGCTGGCTGAGATCGTGTGATAGCGCAATTGTTACAACTAACGAAGGATGACACACTGGATCGTGCTCAACAAAAGGTTCTACGCCTCTATGAATGTGTGTGGCTCCCTGAGGTTATCAAGTCGAAGCTGATATGTCCCAGATCTTCGGCCTCTCACAACATGCGGCGATTCGACCGTCATGCTTCCCGCCTCGCTCGTCGTTGAAGATATGGTCCGCAATTCCCCCACCCTTCACACCGATACTTTCCTTGGCAAAGAAGTTGGACAAGCGCTGGTAATGATTGACGGTACGTTTATTGGGGAGGAATACTATTGGAAAGGAGCTGACGGGGTGTTGTAGACTCACGTCAAGAAGTCGGTCGTTTCAGTggtgctcttcttctctatGCTTTCGCCCGTGCTGCCCCCGGAGTATTCCATCAATACATCCCCAAGGTCTTGGAAAAGATTTGGGTTCCCCTTCGCGACTCAAGATCTGTCGTTCGAGAACGTGCGAGCATGCTCTTATCTACCTGCCTTGACACTCTCAAAACCCGAGGAGACCGACCATCAACCGACACCTACCGCAAGATCTTTGAAGAGGCCCGTCTTGGTCTCCTCAAAGCCAGCTCAACAGAGTCTATCTTGGGTTCTCTCCTTGCTTTCAATTCCATGCTTCAAAATCAACAGCTTTCGATGGCGGAATATTATCGCTCCATTTGCGAACTAACCTTCAAATACCGTGATTCGAAGGAAGTTTCCATCAGGAAGGCTGTCATCGCCCTCATACCTTCTATGGCGACATATGATAGCGACGACTTTGAGGCACATTATTTGCATAGGAGTATGGCGTATTTGCTACAAGCGTTGAACAGGCCGGCGGACAGGGACATTTGTGGGTCTACAGTATTTGCAAGAGAATATGTACTGATTTTCGCTTTAGCGTATGTGGCATTGGGTCATATGGCCGTACATCTTGGATCGAAAATGAAACCTTTTATTGACGACATTATGCGGATCATTCGAGATCATCTACGCATGCGAGGGTGTGTCATCTTTTGCCTGATTTATTGCCCCTAGCTGACAATAACATTGTAGCAAAAAAAATGCTCCATACGAAGCCCCCATCTTCCAGTGTCTTGCGATGCTCGCTACCTCTGTCGGCCCTATGCTTACCCGCCAGATGCACGAAATCCTCAACCTGATGTTCCCCTGGGGCCTTTCGGAACCCTTATGTACAGCCCTTCAAGCCACTGCCTCACATATCCCTCCTCTATTGAGGACTATCCAAGATAGGTTGTTGGAGATGCTTTCACAGACTTTGACCGGACACAGCTATAGACCGTTAGGTGCGCCTGCCCCAAGAGGTGGAGCGCAGATGGATCTTAACCTTTTGCAAGTGAGTACATCTCGTCTCGTTTGATCAATGGGAGAGGGCTTCTTTTCTGATATGGCCACAGTCTACAACCAATGCCCAGTCAGCAGACACCCTAAAACTTGCTCTTCGTCTCCTTGCGCGCTTTGATTTTGTCGGCCATACCCTTAGCGAGTTTGTCCGTGACGCTGCTCTTCCGTATCTGGAACACGACAGTGTCGAGGTCCGACGTGAAGCCGTGTTGGCGACCACGACCCTGTTCATGACGGACCCGATCTGTCAACAGACGAGCAGTAATTCGGTCGAGATTGTAAATGATGTGTTGAGTAAATTGTTAACCGTAGCCATTACCGATCCTAGTGCGTTTCATGTTATCTTAGCATCATTTGGTGGAATATTTAGCTGACTTGCACTCAGATGCTGGAATCCGCCGGACAGTGCTCGATCACCTCGAAGACAAGTTTGATCGCCATCTCGCTCAGGCTGACGATATCCGATGTCTCTTTATCGCTCTCAACGATGAAGTTTTTGGTAATCGTGAGAGGACTATCTCGATCATTGGGAGATTGGCACACCATAACCCGGCTTATGTGATGCCTCATTTGAGAAAGAGTTTGATCAATATTGTCACTGAGTTGGAGTATTCTACCAATGCGTGAGTGGCTGTTTGTATGCATCAGCAGAAGCTAAGCTGACACATCGATAGGCgacaaaaggaagagagtgcCAAGCTGCTCTGTCTTATAATCGGCGCTGCCGCAGGTCTCGTCAAGTCTTATGCCCCTACCATCCTATCCGTTCTTCTCCGCACTGCTTCCAGCCCCGATTCTTCTATCGGTGTCCAAGCCGAATGCCTCAAATGTATTGGTGAGCTTGCCAGAGTTGCGGGCGAAGAACTCGTCCCCTCCGTCCGAGCCATTCTCGACCTCGTCATTGAAATGCTCAATGACCAGGCTTCCCCCGCCAAGAGAGATACTGCCCTCAAGACTTTAGGGCAGATTGCGAGTAACACAGGAGAAGTTATCAAACCCTATACGGATTACCCTCAGTTGATGGGGGTGCTGTTTAGGTTTTTGAGAATGGAGGCGAATTCGAGTGTCAGGCAAGAGACGATCAAGACGATTGGTATGCTCGGTGCCTTGGATCCCTTTAAGCACAAGGTAAGCGATTGTTCATGGATTGTTGGGCGTATCACTGATATCGCATAGACTTTGTTGGGTGATGTGGACGACCCTATCGACGAAGGGACAACCTCGCGAGTCAATGACATTGTGTTGCTCAACCAACACAACTCTTCAGTCAATGACGAGTTCTTCCAGACTGTTGTCATCCATTCTTTAGTCAACGTCTTGCATGACTCTACTTACAAGGATCATTATCAAGCCGTGGAAGCAATTATGATGATTTTTAGGACTCAACGATTGAGATGTGTCAACTTCCTCCCTCAGGTATGTGAATAAATGATACAAAGGCGGCGTTACTGACAGTCAATAGATCGTCCCTGCATTCCTCAATGTCATTCGCATTGCACATTCCTCTCGTACCGAGCTTTACCTCAAACAACTTGCGCAATTTATTACAATCGTTAAACTGCATATCCGCAACTACCTCAATGATGTCTTTGATCTAATCCACGAGTTCTGGAACCCCAACTCTACTCTTCAAATtaccatcatctccctcgTTGAGGCCATCGCGAAGG
Encoded here:
- a CDS encoding hypothetical protein (HMMPfam hit to RNA_pol_Rpc34, RNA polymerase Rpc34 subunit, score: -41.7, E(): 7.2e-09), producing MSSMSTADQQVWKKVLAAKNKNMSLTQIEASFPTMSKKAVMSSVTTLLKLRLLSQVKGKGDDKAMVYHAQTPEEAKQKATLTQEQSIILSIIRSAGNRGIASAQITRTIGTDTMPISMLRKVLKTLESEGHIKQFKPVNAPTSVYYILAHLKLPEEISGGVWFDDNKEYDQGLVETICAVLLNRVRTATYVDDKKRSQEAKSLVPNALNTSSKYYSLLTPMALRTYVNKLGVTSATLSVKNVMECMRALELDGLVEVVKPVGGVHLQEESDDESTARSSKRRKVESDSEDEDRDKEREKAKMKAKEKAKMKKRREREKERERKEKERERKRKEKEKERERRKKEKEKERKRKEKERGKKKKKVYGSDNEDSDDVLLSINDDGKKKRSRSLSISSVSSISSSSSSSSESHSDSDSGSSISSVASSQLDTSSIPFRPSAAATASASTPAQIIPGGLSGGLTDLTDTAIIYRATSRISIPLGQTQAPCGKCPVFHFCEEDGPVNPTGCEYYGEWLGDSVGGWEKEALRKMRPGWADNEDDKEKEKTREAEVNGNGDVVMEDY